The following coding sequences are from one Lolium rigidum isolate FL_2022 chromosome 6, APGP_CSIRO_Lrig_0.1, whole genome shotgun sequence window:
- the LOC124663278 gene encoding subtilisin-like protease SBT5.3: MQSYLVVSTDPVSVLSASIAGLTGSFKTLHIFDEIKGIGVHIDDAWVPALQNLPGVVAVIQDRLCKVHTTHSWGFLGLETYDGKATDGWKNAAKFGEGVVIGNVDTGVSPTSESFRDDGLSAPWWWRGRCDAGKDTTFSCNKKLIGARFFSAGIQEENFINGGPPLDKTDLNSPRDYDGHGSHTLSTVGGGFVAGASAFGHGSGTAKGGSPRARVASYKACYAPGCSSLDILAAIFAAVADGVHVLSLSLGGPAEDYAADLMALGTLYAVNNGVTIVCSAGNSGPQPGSVSNLAPWMLTVAASTMDRDFPAYVTFGNSTIEGRSLSEGTQPARQMISGDKANAANQAAENSTLCLAGTLDPAKVSGKIVVCTRGVNGRVEKGLVVKQAGGVGMVLCNDASTGDETIADPHFIAAVHCSYSQCIDLFKYLQSTESPVGYITAVDAELGVKPAPVIAYFSSRGPNTITPQILKPDITAPGVNVIAAYSEEVPATDLSFEDRRVSYNMISGTSMSCPHVAGVAGLIKAKYPGWSPAMIKSAIMTTASTIADDYGQIRDEAGGAATPFSYGSGHLNPVPALDPGLVYDTTPFDYANFLCSLKPTQTQSFNLLPVSLPFLLPLFIHFNSNPFKCSTGAPFRPENLNYPSISATCISGSTTVRRRVMNVGTESSTYTVSVVQPAVGVKITVQPSTLSFGRVYEERSFTVKLEVYDPAMAADYVFGSIEWSDGDGNHRVRSPVTATTKCS, translated from the exons ATGCAGTCTTACTTGGTTGTCTCGACGGATCCGGTCTCGGTACTATCTGCTTCAATCGCTGGACTCACCGGTAG CTTCAAAACCTTGCACATCTTCGATGAAATCAAAGGGATCGGGGTGCATATCGACGATGCTTGGGTACCAGCCCTCCAAA ATCTTCCCGGGGTGGTGGCTGTGATCCAAGACAGGCTTTGCAAGGTCCACACGACGCATTCCTGGGGGTTCCTCGGGCTCGAGACATATGATGGAAAGGCGACCGACGGGTGGAAGAACGCTGCCAAGTTCGGTGAGGGGGTCGTCATTGGGAACGTCGACACGG GTGTGTCGCCAACCTCTGAAAGTTTCCGGGACGACGGCTTGTCCGCCCCGTGGTGGTGGCGAGGCAGATGTGACGCTGGCAAAGACACGACCTTCAGCTGCAACAA GAAATTGATCGGCGCGCGGTTCTTCAGCGCGGGCATCCAGGAGGAGAACTTCATCAACGGAGGGCCGCCGCTGGACAAGACGGACCTGAACTCCCCGCGGGACTATGATGGCCACGgctcgcacacactgtccacggtGGGCGGCGGCTTCGTCGCAGGCGCCAGCGCCTTCGGGCACGGGAGTGGCACCGCCAAGGGCGGCTCGCCGCGGGCACGCGTGGCCTCTTACAAGGCGTGCTACGCGCCGGGATGCTCCAGCCTGGACATCCTCGCGGCCATATTCGCGGCGGTCGCGGACGGCGTGCACGTGCTGTCGCTCTCCCTCGGCGGCCCGGCCGAGGACTACGCGGCGGACCTCATGGCTCTGGGCACGTTATACGCAGTAAACAATGGGGTCACAATCGTCTGCTCCGCCGGCAACTCAGGCCCGCAGCCAGGCTCGGTGTCCAACCTGGCTCCCTGGATGCTTACGGTCGCTGCGAGCACCATGGACAGAGACTTTCCAGCTTATGTCACCTTCGGCAACAGCACCATCGAG GGACGAAGTCTATCGGAAGGCACTCAGCCTGCCCGGCAGATGATCAGCGGGGACAAGGCCAATGCTGCAAACCAAGCTGCCGAGAACTC GACGTTGTGCTTGGCCGGCACACTGGACCCTGCTAAGGTGAGCGGCAAGATAGTTGTGTGCACAAGAGGAGTGAACGGCAGAGTGGAGAAGGGGTTGGTGGTGAAGCAGGCCGGTGGCGTCGGCATGGTCCTCTGCAACGATGCCAGCACCGGGGATGAAACCATTGCCGACCCGCATTTCATTGCAGCGGTCCATTGCTCCTACTCCCAGTGCATTGATCTCTTCAAGTACCTCCAGTCTACAGA ATCTCCGGTCGGTTACATCACAGCGGTGGACGCAGAGCTTGGTGTGAAGCCGGCGCCGGTGATTGCGTACTTCTCATCCCGTGGGCCAAACACTATCACTCCTCAGATCCTCAAG CCTGACATCACGGCGCCGGGCGTCAACGTGATTGCTGCCTACAGCGAGGAGGTTCCGGCCACTGACCTGTCTTTCGAAGACCGTCGAGTCTCCTACAACATGATCTCCGGCACCTCCATGTCGTGCCCGCATGTCGCGGGCGTCGCCGGTCTGATCAAGGCGAAGTACCCAGGCTGGAGCCCCGCGATGATCAAGTCAGCCATCATGACCACCG CATCCACCATAGCCGACGACTACGGCCAAATCCGGGATGAGGCGGGCGGGGCCGCCACGCCGTTCAGCTACGGCTCGGGCCACCTGAACCCCGTTCCGGCACTGGACCCTGGCCTGGTTTACGACACCACGCCGTTCGACTATGCCAACTTCCTCTGCTCCCTCAAGCCCACCCAGACGCAGAGCTTCAACCTGCTACCCGTCTCGCTCCCATTCCTGCTCCCTCTTTTCATACACTTCAATTCCAACCCGTTCAAGTGCAGTACGGGCGCTCCATTCCGCCCCGAGAACCTCAACTATCCGTCCATCTCCGCAACTTGTATCTCCGGCAGCACCACGGTGAGACGCCGGGTGATGAACGTGGGAACAGAGTCCAGCACTTACACCGTGAGCGTCGTGCAGCCAGCTGTGGGGGTCAAGATCACGGTGCAGCCCAGCACGCTGAGCTTCGGTAGGGTCTACGAGGAGAGGAGTTTCACGGTGAAGCTTGAGGTCTACGACCCTGCCATGGCCGCCGACTATGTGTTCGGCAGCATTGAGTGGTCGGACGGGGACGGCAACCATCGTGTCCGCAGCCCCGTCACCGCCACGACCAAGTGTAGCTAG